The proteins below come from a single Myxococcus virescens genomic window:
- a CDS encoding 3-deoxy-D-manno-octulosonic acid transferase, with protein MRVLYVLATYLLFAVLFPVLALHRKTRHGLMERLGFYGPNSHLPPGDGPILWLHGASAGDLLALSPMFGPLRARFPGCRLLLSTMTDSGYAMAKGRLANDIDGVIYVPYDLWGATRRAVRAIRPDVLVLEYTEIWPNLIRAAKRGGARVVMTNGRFSPANVGKYQTLFRLIGNPLRDLDLLLMREEDEAVRARQLGARPDWVKVTGNTKFDALAAGPVPEDENLRTALGLTPGERVWIAGSTHEGEEAQLLGVYARLRERWPDLRLVIAPRYVDRAARIVTLAREAGLSVGLRSQGNPERGQVVVLDTIGELSKAYRLATVVFVGGSFTTRGGQNILEPAGQGKPVLYGPHMDNFRDSVALLTGQGGLQVQDAAALEQALVSLLESPERLANLGAQALETVGRISGASERNAEAMTTLFPHGRPDPR; from the coding sequence ATGCGCGTTCTCTACGTCCTCGCCACCTACCTGCTCTTCGCAGTCCTGTTCCCGGTGCTCGCACTGCACCGGAAGACGCGCCATGGGCTGATGGAGCGCTTGGGCTTCTATGGCCCGAACAGCCACCTGCCTCCCGGGGACGGGCCCATCCTCTGGCTGCATGGCGCGAGCGCCGGGGACCTGCTGGCCCTCTCGCCGATGTTCGGCCCGCTGCGGGCTCGTTTTCCGGGCTGCCGCCTGTTGCTGTCGACCATGACGGACAGCGGCTACGCGATGGCGAAGGGCCGGCTGGCCAACGACATCGACGGGGTCATCTACGTGCCCTACGACCTCTGGGGCGCGACGCGGCGAGCGGTCCGGGCCATCCGCCCGGACGTACTGGTGCTGGAGTACACCGAAATCTGGCCCAACCTCATCCGCGCGGCGAAGCGGGGTGGGGCGCGAGTGGTGATGACGAACGGGCGCTTTTCGCCCGCGAACGTCGGGAAGTACCAGACGCTGTTCCGCCTCATCGGCAACCCGCTGCGGGATTTGGACCTCCTCCTCATGCGCGAGGAGGACGAAGCCGTCCGTGCGCGGCAGCTCGGGGCCAGGCCGGACTGGGTGAAGGTGACGGGGAACACGAAGTTCGATGCGCTCGCCGCGGGCCCGGTACCCGAGGACGAGAACCTTCGCACGGCGCTGGGCCTGACGCCGGGCGAGCGGGTCTGGATTGCCGGAAGCACCCATGAGGGCGAGGAAGCCCAGCTCCTGGGGGTGTACGCGCGACTGCGCGAGCGGTGGCCGGACCTTCGGTTGGTGATTGCCCCCAGGTACGTGGACCGGGCGGCGCGAATCGTGACGCTCGCGCGCGAGGCGGGACTGAGCGTGGGGCTGCGCTCGCAGGGCAATCCGGAGCGAGGGCAGGTCGTGGTGCTGGACACCATCGGCGAGCTGTCGAAGGCCTACCGGCTGGCGACGGTGGTGTTCGTCGGTGGCTCGTTCACGACGCGCGGCGGGCAGAACATCCTGGAGCCCGCGGGGCAGGGGAAGCCGGTGCTCTACGGACCGCACATGGACAACTTCCGGGACAGCGTGGCGTTGCTGACGGGGCAGGGTGGGCTCCAGGTTCAGGACGCCGCGGCCTTGGAGCAGGCGCTCGTGTCGCTGCTCGAGTCACCGGAGCGGCTCGCGAACCTGGGCGCCCAGGCGCTGGAGACGGTGGGCCGGATTTCGGGCGCCAGTGAAAGGAACGCGGAGGCGATGACGACGTTGTTTCCGCACGGGAGGCCGGACCCGCGATGA
- a CDS encoding MarC family protein, giving the protein MPEYASLFLVSLSAIFFVVDPIGVVPLFLAMTAGDSQEKVRRTAMRACLVACGMMLFFALFGGVIFKVFGVSLGAFRVAGGILLLITALDMLRARPAETRTTPSEEQEGVVKEDVAIVPLAIPLLAGPGAIATAMVLMAKGDTLVSAIPVLAAVVLTFVASYFILRASGLIQRVLRQSGVAIVERVMGLILAAIAVQFIADGGKELFK; this is encoded by the coding sequence ATGCCGGAATACGCGTCACTGTTCCTCGTCTCGCTGTCGGCCATCTTCTTCGTGGTGGACCCCATTGGCGTCGTCCCGCTGTTCCTGGCGATGACGGCCGGGGACTCGCAGGAGAAGGTGCGCCGCACCGCCATGCGCGCCTGCCTGGTGGCCTGTGGGATGATGCTGTTCTTCGCCCTCTTCGGCGGCGTCATCTTCAAGGTGTTCGGCGTGTCGCTGGGCGCCTTCCGGGTGGCCGGCGGCATCCTGCTGCTCATCACCGCGTTGGACATGCTTCGCGCCCGCCCGGCGGAGACGCGCACCACGCCGTCCGAGGAACAGGAAGGCGTGGTGAAGGAGGACGTGGCCATCGTCCCCCTCGCCATTCCGCTGCTGGCGGGCCCGGGCGCCATCGCCACCGCCATGGTGCTGATGGCCAAGGGCGACACGCTCGTCTCCGCCATCCCCGTGCTGGCCGCCGTCGTGCTGACATTCGTCGCCAGCTACTTCATCCTCCGCGCCTCCGGGCTCATCCAGCGCGTACTGCGCCAGTCCGGCGTGGCCATCGTCGAGCGGGTGATGGGACTCATCCTGGCCGCCATCGCAGTGCAGTTCATCGCGGACGGCGGCAAGGAGCTGTTCAAGTAG
- the lpxB gene encoding lipid-A-disaccharide synthase, whose protein sequence is MTNPPRILVVAGEASGDTHAAELVAALRARRPDLTFFGMGGARLAAQGVELLFDAREVSVMGITEVLPRIPRILQILKGLAEAAAERKPDVAILVDIPDFNLRLAKKLKALGVPVAYYVSPMIWAWRRGRVRTIKRLVDRMLCILPFEEDFYREAGVSARYVGSPVVEQVPSPDTATAFRERLGLAKDAPTLALLPGSRMGEIRRLLPDMVEAAKRLSAERPGLQVVVPLAPTIDREEITSRFEGSGVTPILVEGRAPEVVGASDAAVVASGTAVLEAGLMQRPLVVVYRVSLITYWVGRLMLKVAFVSLINLLAGRRVVPELLQGEMTPERIAEEVRRVWIPGAPREEMLQGLAEMRGRLGETGAATRAAESVLELLPPGRV, encoded by the coding sequence ATGACGAATCCACCCCGCATCCTCGTCGTCGCCGGCGAGGCGTCAGGCGATACCCACGCCGCCGAGCTCGTCGCCGCCCTCCGGGCCCGCCGCCCCGACCTCACCTTCTTTGGCATGGGCGGTGCCCGCCTGGCCGCCCAGGGAGTGGAGCTGCTCTTCGACGCCCGGGAGGTGTCCGTCATGGGCATCACCGAGGTCCTGCCCCGGATTCCCCGCATCCTTCAAATCCTGAAGGGCCTGGCCGAGGCCGCCGCCGAGCGCAAACCGGACGTCGCCATCCTGGTGGACATCCCTGACTTCAACCTGCGCCTGGCCAAGAAGCTCAAGGCGCTGGGGGTCCCCGTCGCCTACTACGTGTCGCCCATGATCTGGGCCTGGCGCCGGGGTCGGGTGCGCACCATCAAACGGTTGGTGGACCGGATGCTCTGCATCCTCCCGTTCGAGGAGGACTTCTACCGGGAGGCCGGCGTCAGCGCCCGCTACGTCGGCAGCCCGGTGGTGGAGCAGGTTCCCTCGCCGGATACGGCCACGGCCTTCCGCGAGCGGCTGGGGTTGGCGAAGGACGCCCCCACGCTCGCGCTGCTGCCCGGCAGCCGGATGGGCGAAATCCGCCGTCTCCTTCCCGACATGGTGGAGGCGGCGAAACGCCTCTCCGCCGAGCGGCCCGGACTCCAGGTCGTCGTCCCCCTGGCGCCCACCATCGACCGGGAGGAGATCACGTCCCGCTTTGAAGGCAGTGGCGTGACGCCCATCCTGGTGGAGGGCCGGGCACCCGAGGTCGTGGGCGCCAGTGACGCCGCGGTGGTGGCCTCCGGTACCGCCGTCCTGGAAGCCGGGCTGATGCAGCGCCCCCTGGTGGTCGTCTACCGGGTGTCCCTCATCACGTACTGGGTGGGCCGGCTGATGCTGAAGGTGGCATTCGTGTCCCTCATCAACCTGCTGGCGGGCCGACGCGTCGTCCCCGAGCTGCTCCAGGGGGAGATGACGCCCGAGCGCATCGCCGAGGAGGTCCGCCGCGTCTGGATACCCGGTGCTCCCCGGGAGGAGATGCTCCAGGGGTTGGCGGAGATGCGCGGCCGGCTGGGCGAGACGGGCGCGGCCACCCGGGCGGCGGAGTCCGTACTGGAGCTGCTGCCCCCGGGCCGCGTTTAG
- a CDS encoding PHP domain-containing protein, with protein MGKGLRAVLGLVLLVLAYVGFFALSASMARYPVVLPKDDAPRWARGAFHVHTTRSDGRGTPEAVAAAAKAAGLDFVVLTDHNDFALRAPAYVQGVLLVPGVEISTSDGHLVAFGMSRPLEGMRAWMPPGDAVRAVAAAGGTAVLAHPVQMRNPWKDEASAKAVPGFELYSADTFFRHAVSNPVSRLAPAVGASLTNPMHGVMLLVVPEPEPTARFLALSSERPRVAFCAHDAHGLPPYRAVFESLAMYLPPEQVPFPLPPDAKEAAEQVSRALGGGQSLCAFRALGEPGGFALEGLDGVRREAHVGDTLKVRLPGHPDAESVQVRVWGSARLGADGRSVELTEPGVAQVEVWVRAPGRFFGTEWRPWLVPSPVRVLPPGPGI; from the coding sequence GTGGGGAAGGGGCTCCGGGCCGTCCTGGGGTTGGTGCTGCTGGTCCTGGCGTACGTGGGCTTCTTCGCGCTCTCGGCGTCCATGGCGCGGTACCCCGTGGTGCTCCCGAAGGACGATGCACCCCGGTGGGCGAGAGGGGCCTTCCACGTCCACACCACGCGTTCGGATGGGCGAGGCACGCCGGAAGCGGTGGCGGCGGCGGCGAAGGCGGCGGGCCTGGACTTCGTGGTGCTCACCGACCACAACGACTTCGCGCTCCGAGCGCCCGCTTACGTCCAGGGCGTGCTGTTGGTGCCCGGCGTGGAGATTTCGACGTCGGATGGGCACCTCGTGGCGTTCGGCATGTCGCGCCCGCTGGAGGGCATGCGCGCGTGGATGCCGCCGGGCGACGCGGTGCGCGCCGTAGCGGCGGCGGGAGGCACGGCGGTGCTGGCCCACCCCGTCCAGATGCGGAACCCCTGGAAGGACGAGGCGAGCGCGAAGGCGGTCCCCGGCTTCGAGCTGTACTCGGCGGACACCTTCTTCCGGCACGCGGTGAGCAATCCGGTGAGCCGCCTGGCGCCCGCGGTGGGGGCCTCGCTGACCAACCCGATGCATGGCGTGATGTTGCTCGTCGTGCCGGAGCCGGAGCCCACGGCCCGCTTCCTGGCGTTGTCGAGTGAGCGGCCGCGCGTGGCGTTCTGCGCACATGACGCACACGGCCTGCCGCCGTACCGAGCCGTATTCGAATCCCTGGCCATGTACCTGCCACCGGAGCAGGTGCCCTTCCCGTTGCCCCCGGACGCGAAGGAAGCGGCGGAGCAGGTCAGCCGGGCCCTGGGCGGTGGTCAGTCCCTGTGTGCCTTCCGCGCGCTGGGGGAGCCTGGGGGCTTCGCATTGGAGGGCCTGGACGGTGTGCGGCGTGAAGCGCATGTGGGCGACACGCTGAAGGTCCGGCTCCCGGGGCATCCCGACGCGGAGTCGGTGCAGGTGCGGGTGTGGGGAAGCGCCCGCCTGGGGGCGGACGGCCGGTCCGTCGAGCTGACCGAGCCGGGGGTGGCGCAGGTGGAAGTGTGGGTGCGGGCGCCCGGGCGCTTCTTCGGGACGGAATGGCGGCCCTGGTTGGTGCCCAGCCCCGTGCGCGTGCTGCCCCCGGGGCCGGGCATCTGA
- a CDS encoding polyprenol monophosphomannose synthase, which produces MNPALVCIPTYNERENIEAIVQAVLEAAPRVDILIVDDNSPDGTGQLADGLAARDPRVRVLHREKKEGLGRAYLAAFRWALAEQYTYILEMDADFSHDPRYLPGILDAAEAGADLVLGSRYVTGGGTVNWGVGRQLISRGGSLYARSILGVGIQDLTGGFKCFHRRVLEAIDLDSVKSTGYAFQIELTYRTLRKGFTVREVPIVFEDRRVGHSKMSKKIFAEALTMVWKLRLTV; this is translated from the coding sequence ATGAACCCAGCCCTGGTCTGCATCCCCACGTACAACGAGCGGGAAAACATCGAGGCCATTGTCCAGGCGGTGCTGGAGGCCGCCCCCCGGGTCGACATCCTCATCGTGGATGACAATTCGCCCGATGGCACGGGGCAGCTCGCGGATGGGCTCGCCGCGCGGGACCCGCGCGTGCGCGTCCTCCACCGCGAGAAGAAGGAGGGCCTGGGCCGCGCCTACCTCGCCGCGTTCCGTTGGGCCCTGGCCGAGCAGTACACGTACATCCTGGAGATGGACGCCGACTTCAGCCACGACCCGCGCTACCTGCCCGGCATCCTGGATGCGGCCGAGGCTGGCGCGGACCTGGTGCTCGGCTCGCGCTACGTCACGGGCGGCGGCACGGTGAACTGGGGCGTGGGGCGGCAGCTCATCAGCCGCGGTGGCAGCCTCTACGCACGGTCGATTCTGGGCGTGGGCATCCAGGACCTCACCGGCGGCTTCAAGTGCTTCCACCGCCGGGTGCTGGAGGCCATCGACCTGGATTCGGTGAAGAGCACCGGTTACGCGTTTCAAATCGAGCTGACCTACCGCACGCTGCGCAAGGGCTTCACCGTGCGCGAGGTGCCCATCGTCTTCGAGGACCGGCGCGTGGGTCACTCCAAGATGAGCAAGAAAATCTTCGCCGAGGCTCTCACCATGGTGTGGAAGCTGCGGCTCACGGTGTAA
- a CDS encoding glycosyltransferase family 4 protein — protein MTLIVHPHFHHRYTGVTRHVETVVPALVRDSGSETRVIGSGLSEGLPRITWPELLRRLRREPVVWHAHRNNELLVGMLLKLLGREVRLVFTRHTSMTPSGFTRFIARGADALVSLTKQVADVIALPSTVVSHGIDLTRFHPPEDRDAAWRKLGLGGRYGIGVIGRIRKEKGQGDFVQAIRPLLPTHPDWQPVLVGLAKGPDLDWLNQQMAGIEDRIALPGEQSVIEPWYQGLSILVHPSYAEGYSLVHVEAMASGCCVVASKLPYLDTLIEHGRTGFFFEPGDVQGLRELLDMLMREPERARQIGQNAAEEARRRCGVEHEARALADVYRATVER, from the coding sequence ATGACGCTCATCGTCCATCCGCATTTCCACCACCGCTACACGGGCGTGACGCGCCACGTGGAGACGGTGGTACCCGCGCTCGTCCGGGATTCAGGTTCGGAGACGCGCGTCATCGGCTCGGGCTTGAGTGAGGGGCTGCCCAGAATCACCTGGCCGGAGCTGCTCCGTCGGCTGCGCCGCGAGCCCGTGGTGTGGCATGCGCACCGGAACAACGAGCTCCTGGTGGGCATGCTGCTGAAGCTGCTGGGCCGAGAGGTCCGCCTCGTCTTCACCCGGCACACCTCGATGACGCCCAGCGGCTTCACCCGCTTCATCGCGAGGGGCGCGGATGCGCTCGTCTCGTTGACGAAGCAGGTCGCGGACGTCATCGCGCTGCCGTCCACGGTCGTCTCTCACGGCATCGACCTGACGCGCTTCCACCCGCCCGAGGACCGGGACGCGGCGTGGCGCAAGCTCGGCCTGGGCGGGCGTTACGGCATCGGCGTCATCGGACGCATCCGGAAGGAGAAGGGGCAGGGGGACTTCGTGCAGGCCATCCGCCCGCTCCTGCCCACGCACCCCGACTGGCAACCCGTGCTGGTCGGGCTCGCGAAGGGGCCGGACCTGGATTGGCTGAATCAGCAGATGGCGGGCATCGAGGACCGCATCGCGTTGCCCGGCGAGCAGTCCGTCATCGAGCCCTGGTATCAGGGGCTGAGCATCCTGGTGCACCCCTCGTATGCGGAGGGCTATTCGCTGGTGCACGTGGAGGCCATGGCCTCGGGCTGCTGCGTGGTGGCCTCGAAGCTGCCGTACCTGGACACGCTCATCGAGCACGGCCGCACGGGCTTCTTCTTCGAACCCGGAGACGTCCAGGGACTGCGCGAGCTGCTGGACATGCTGATGCGAGAGCCCGAGCGCGCCAGGCAGATAGGCCAGAACGCGGCAGAGGAGGCCCGGCGTCGGTGTGGCGTGGAGCACGAGGCGCGAGCCCTGGCCGACGTGTACCGGGCGACCGTGGAGCGCTGA
- a CDS encoding DUF4388 domain-containing protein, translated as MKTLLLAESHPPTLEHLKGLLSQAGYTVRAVNDPVTALEHFAADNPDVVVLSVDLPRVEGAHVVHLIRGHGQGGRVPIVAIDKGHLGRARGVSSVLDLKVNAYVSDPLKPGELVPRLESLVRAAQAVQLTGLAATLSRPAVNSGELKGHPLPALFHSIYRLRRDGVLVVAHRGLSRRVYFLRGGSVSYDSTAKADSLPGYLLARNVLNPQQAQRVTEALDSGLRIGAALADAGVEAAGEELLQLLRDYNRDGVERVLGMREGRYAFYAGDEFTSEVASVEVPPLAPVLDGARRCFTMKVMAAALRAHMGDYPVRSQEFGRDLQAMGLDTDDLKIAMQVNGRIALKDLLAHGRGELRMAYSLLWFLKLTGGVTFSPTPVATGTDVLSAAVLPDRIAPRKRKALPPETAASLREEALRIITRSYFGGLGLDIAADAEAVERAYHETAMRFHPDTYAEFDISDLKDLLESVQDRLSASYRVLSVEEKRKAYLQYLFSRMDVGRNTAVVVDAEIALRRGESALKRRDFPLAAKAFEEAVSLNPDEPEYYPFLAWATYRMPTGAPVVRAQKAQQVLKKALSLGPYVERLHIISAIIDMDLGDAPLARKKLQRVLEYNPYSQLAKAALRKVGR; from the coding sequence TTGAAGACGCTTCTGCTCGCCGAGAGCCATCCCCCCACGCTCGAGCACCTCAAAGGCCTGCTCTCCCAGGCTGGGTACACCGTTCGCGCGGTGAACGATCCGGTGACGGCGCTGGAGCACTTCGCGGCGGACAACCCGGACGTGGTGGTGCTGTCGGTGGACCTTCCGCGCGTGGAAGGCGCACACGTGGTGCATCTCATCCGAGGCCACGGACAGGGCGGCAGGGTGCCCATTGTCGCCATCGACAAGGGCCACCTGGGGCGCGCGCGGGGCGTGAGTTCGGTGCTGGACCTCAAGGTGAACGCCTATGTCTCGGACCCGCTCAAGCCGGGCGAGCTGGTGCCCCGGCTGGAGTCTCTGGTCCGCGCGGCGCAGGCGGTGCAACTCACCGGGCTGGCGGCCACGTTGTCCCGGCCCGCCGTCAATTCAGGCGAGCTGAAGGGCCACCCCCTGCCGGCGCTGTTCCACTCCATCTATCGGCTGCGCCGGGATGGTGTGCTCGTGGTGGCGCACCGGGGCTTGAGCCGGCGCGTGTACTTCTTGCGCGGCGGGTCCGTGAGCTATGACTCCACGGCGAAAGCGGACTCGCTGCCGGGCTACCTGCTTGCCCGGAACGTGCTCAACCCGCAGCAGGCGCAGCGGGTGACGGAGGCGCTGGACTCCGGTCTGCGCATCGGCGCGGCGCTCGCGGATGCGGGCGTGGAGGCGGCGGGCGAGGAACTGCTGCAGCTCTTGCGCGACTACAACCGGGACGGGGTGGAGCGGGTGCTGGGGATGCGCGAGGGCCGCTACGCCTTCTACGCGGGAGACGAATTCACGTCGGAGGTCGCGTCGGTGGAGGTTCCGCCGCTGGCGCCGGTGCTGGATGGCGCGCGCCGCTGCTTCACCATGAAGGTGATGGCGGCCGCGCTGCGGGCGCACATGGGTGACTACCCGGTGCGCTCACAGGAGTTCGGGCGCGACCTGCAGGCCATGGGGCTGGACACGGACGACCTGAAGATCGCCATGCAGGTCAACGGCCGCATCGCGCTGAAGGACCTGCTGGCGCACGGGCGTGGCGAGCTGCGCATGGCGTACTCGCTGCTGTGGTTCTTGAAGCTGACGGGTGGGGTGACGTTCTCCCCGACGCCCGTGGCCACGGGCACGGACGTGCTGTCCGCGGCGGTGCTGCCGGACCGGATCGCGCCGCGCAAGCGCAAGGCGCTGCCGCCCGAGACGGCGGCCTCGCTGCGTGAGGAAGCGCTGCGCATCATCACCCGCAGCTACTTCGGAGGGCTGGGGCTGGACATCGCGGCGGACGCGGAGGCGGTGGAGCGCGCCTATCACGAGACGGCGATGCGCTTTCACCCGGACACCTACGCCGAGTTCGACATCTCCGACCTGAAGGACCTGCTGGAGTCGGTGCAGGACCGGCTGTCCGCGTCGTACCGGGTGCTGAGCGTGGAGGAGAAGCGCAAGGCCTACCTCCAGTACCTCTTCAGCCGGATGGACGTGGGGCGGAACACGGCGGTGGTCGTGGATGCGGAAATCGCGCTGCGCCGGGGCGAGTCCGCCCTGAAGCGCCGCGACTTCCCGCTGGCGGCGAAGGCCTTCGAGGAAGCGGTGTCGCTCAATCCGGACGAGCCGGAGTACTACCCCTTCCTCGCCTGGGCCACGTACCGGATGCCCACGGGGGCGCCGGTGGTGCGGGCGCAGAAGGCGCAGCAGGTGCTGAAGAAGGCGCTGTCGCTGGGCCCGTACGTGGAGCGGTTGCACATCATCTCGGCCATCATCGACATGGACCTGGGAGACGCGCCCCTGGCGCGGAAGAAGCTGCAGCGGGTGCTGGAGTACAACCCGTACTCCCAGCTCGCGAAGGCGGCGTTGCGCAAGGTGGGACGCTAG
- a CDS encoding glycosyltransferase: MRILHLLASPFYSGPAENVALLAQAQRAAGHDVTVAVDRRRKEVLAEEPAAPRFEELGLLDEGGLELSVKSPPWRMWRDLRRLKARTVDVVHSHFSHDHLLARWGRPSGAILVRSLHAPRSLRSSLPAADAYTVPASALLPRLLEKGATAQVLPALVDARFQPAPDARSLRAALGLDGTPVIGMVSTFQPSRRHAVGVDAFALYRKQRPEARLVFVGDGGLLEQTRRQVQDLGLADAVTFAGYQQGDAFARWLRALDEVWLLGLGNDWSARAAAQARACGVRVVAVDEGALPDLADVRVERPTPDAVVAAALSDQRAPVRHPTNEQIAAEVLALYARARRTP; this comes from the coding sequence ATGCGAATCCTCCACCTGCTCGCGAGTCCCTTCTACAGCGGCCCGGCCGAGAACGTGGCGCTCCTGGCCCAGGCGCAGCGCGCCGCGGGACACGACGTCACGGTGGCGGTGGACCGCCGGCGCAAGGAGGTGCTGGCCGAGGAGCCCGCGGCTCCGCGCTTCGAGGAGCTCGGTCTTCTGGACGAAGGGGGCTTGGAGCTGTCCGTGAAGTCCCCGCCGTGGCGGATGTGGCGCGACCTGCGCCGCTTGAAGGCGCGGACGGTGGACGTGGTGCACTCGCACTTCAGTCATGACCACCTGCTGGCCAGGTGGGGACGGCCTTCAGGCGCCATCCTGGTGCGCTCGCTGCACGCCCCGCGCTCATTGCGCTCCTCGCTCCCGGCCGCGGACGCCTACACGGTCCCCGCGAGCGCACTGCTCCCCCGCCTGTTGGAGAAGGGCGCGACGGCCCAGGTGCTGCCAGCCCTGGTGGACGCCCGGTTCCAGCCGGCGCCGGACGCACGGTCGCTGCGAGCAGCGCTCGGGCTCGATGGCACCCCCGTCATCGGAATGGTCTCCACGTTCCAGCCTTCACGCCGTCACGCGGTGGGGGTGGACGCCTTTGCCCTGTATCGGAAGCAGCGGCCCGAGGCGCGTTTGGTGTTCGTGGGGGACGGCGGCCTGCTGGAGCAGACGCGCAGACAGGTCCAGGACCTGGGACTGGCGGATGCCGTGACGTTCGCGGGCTACCAACAGGGGGACGCCTTCGCGCGGTGGCTGCGAGCGCTGGATGAGGTCTGGCTGCTCGGCCTGGGCAATGACTGGAGCGCCCGCGCGGCGGCCCAGGCCCGTGCGTGTGGCGTCCGCGTGGTGGCGGTGGATGAAGGCGCCTTGCCGGACCTGGCGGACGTGCGGGTGGAGAGACCGACGCCGGACGCCGTGGTCGCCGCGGCGCTGTCCGACCAGCGGGCGCCCGTGCGGCACCCGACGAACGAGCAGATTGCCGCGGAGGTCCTCGCGCTCTACGCGCGAGCGAGGCGCACCCCGTGA
- a CDS encoding ABC transporter ATP-binding protein produces MQTVLWRLLRYARPHFGVLLLAFVGMAAVGLTTGAYAYLTGPALRFLLSGGEEGFASAQRVPWLADLPREAALWGFPLVMVIVGAAKGVGYLAQFYFMGLFAQRVVKDLRRDLFQRLTALSPAQLARERMGDLLSRFSSDVSAVEAAAMYTVGSYLRDSLQVIILASVALAMSPMLGGLMLLVIPLAALPASKLTRKVLKRTREGQTQLGNLAGQLHEGLGGLRTIQAFNGQAAELARFSAFAKAHEKAVVSAAWARGAVPGLMEVLAAAALAGALAYAASARLMEPEALLSLLTAVILVYQPVKDLGRVTQFAVQAGAAGERLFALLDMKHPVEDAPDAVPAPTLSRSIQFEGVRFAYGDRPALDGLTLELKAGQVTALVGGSGGGKSTVTSLLLRFERPQKGQLLLDGVDADRYTATSVRAQFALVTQEPLLFHGTVLDNLRYARPDATREEVEAAAKVAHADGFIRALPEGYDTRIGERGVSLSGGQRQRLCIARAVLAQAPVLVLDEATSSLDPESEREVQAALAAVLPGRTALVIAHRLSTVVNADVLNVMEAGRVVESGSHAELLQRGGRYAALWRMQTEGSSERGAA; encoded by the coding sequence ATGCAGACGGTTCTCTGGCGGCTGCTGCGCTATGCGCGCCCGCATTTCGGTGTGCTCCTGCTGGCCTTCGTCGGCATGGCGGCGGTGGGGCTGACGACAGGCGCGTATGCGTACCTCACGGGCCCGGCGCTGCGCTTCCTGCTGTCGGGCGGTGAAGAAGGCTTCGCCAGCGCGCAGCGCGTGCCCTGGCTGGCGGACCTGCCCCGCGAGGCGGCCCTGTGGGGCTTCCCGCTGGTGATGGTCATCGTCGGCGCGGCGAAGGGCGTGGGGTACCTGGCGCAGTTCTACTTCATGGGCCTGTTCGCGCAGCGCGTGGTGAAGGACCTGCGGCGCGACCTGTTCCAGCGCCTCACCGCGCTGTCGCCCGCCCAGCTCGCGCGTGAGCGGATGGGCGACCTGCTCAGCCGCTTCTCCTCGGACGTCAGCGCCGTGGAAGCGGCGGCCATGTACACGGTGGGCTCGTACCTGCGCGACAGCCTCCAGGTCATCATCCTGGCGAGCGTGGCACTGGCGATGAGCCCGATGCTGGGCGGCCTCATGTTGCTGGTGATTCCGCTGGCGGCGCTGCCAGCCTCGAAGCTGACGCGCAAGGTGCTCAAGCGCACGCGGGAAGGTCAGACGCAGCTCGGCAACCTGGCGGGGCAGCTCCACGAAGGGCTGGGCGGTCTGCGCACCATCCAGGCCTTCAACGGGCAGGCGGCGGAGCTGGCTCGCTTCTCCGCCTTCGCGAAGGCGCACGAGAAGGCGGTGGTGAGCGCGGCGTGGGCGCGCGGCGCGGTGCCGGGGCTGATGGAGGTGCTGGCCGCGGCGGCCTTGGCGGGCGCACTGGCGTATGCGGCGAGCGCGCGGCTGATGGAGCCGGAGGCGCTGCTCTCGCTGCTGACGGCGGTCATCCTGGTGTACCAGCCGGTGAAGGACCTGGGCCGGGTGACGCAGTTCGCGGTGCAGGCGGGCGCGGCGGGTGAGCGGCTCTTCGCGCTGCTCGACATGAAGCACCCGGTGGAGGACGCGCCGGACGCGGTGCCCGCGCCCACCCTGTCGCGGAGCATCCAGTTCGAGGGCGTGCGCTTCGCCTATGGAGACCGGCCCGCGCTGGACGGCCTGACGCTGGAGCTGAAGGCGGGGCAGGTGACGGCACTGGTGGGGGGCAGCGGCGGAGGCAAGAGCACGGTGACATCGCTGCTGCTGCGCTTCGAGCGGCCACAGAAGGGCCAGCTCCTCCTGGATGGGGTGGATGCGGACCGGTACACGGCCACGAGTGTCCGGGCCCAGTTCGCGCTGGTGACGCAGGAGCCGCTGCTGTTCCACGGCACGGTGCTGGACAACCTGCGCTACGCGAGGCCGGACGCCACGCGGGAAGAGGTGGAGGCCGCGGCGAAGGTGGCGCACGCGGATGGCTTCATCCGGGCACTGCCCGAAGGCTATGACACGCGCATCGGCGAGCGGGGCGTGTCGCTCAGTGGAGGCCAGCGGCAGCGGTTGTGCATCGCCCGCGCGGTGCTGGCGCAGGCCCCCGTGCTGGTGCTGGACGAAGCGACCAGCAGCCTCGACCCGGAGAGCGAGCGCGAAGTGCAGGCGGCGCTGGCGGCGGTCCTTCCGGGCCGCACGGCGCTGGTGATTGCGCACCGGCTGTCCACGGTGGTGAACGCGGACGTCCTCAACGTGATGGAGGCGGGGCGCGTCGTCGAGAGTGGCTCGCACGCGGAGTTGCTCCAGCGAGGCGGGCGGTATGCGGCGCTGTGGAGGATGCAGACGGAGGGCTCCTCGGAGCGAGGCGCGGCGTGA